The Mucilaginibacter mallensis genome has a segment encoding these proteins:
- a CDS encoding quinol:cytochrome C oxidoreductase, with protein sequence MNTHNSFDERFVFEGKAKTWSLIAIAIGVIAIIAGFLVNADRTFSNLLLMGYYFTCVCAAGGVFCAIQYAAQAGWSASMIRIPQAFIKVLPIAAAILIVIIGAGIHFTHNVVIHGQTVAQPYLYAQWATPGLTDPKSPLYDPMVTGKSGFLNIPFFFIRLVLFLGLYSLIGWMLVKYSVSEDEIGGMSNYKKSFNAACVFLLIFGLTDPLFGFDAIMSLEARWYSTMFGWYNLAALWVSGLAVLTLTMILLKEKGYFSWLTEDHMHNMGLYMFAFSIFWTYVWFFQFLLTYYANIPEEAVYFYKRWEPEFKPWFWLNIVINFAAPFLMLMARDYKRKFNLLKWVSIIIILGHWLDYYVMIMPETVGPKGRGFWFEEVGIFIGFAGLFTFLMLNALSKFKSLVPKNHPFLEESLHHHI encoded by the coding sequence ATGAACACTCATAATAGTTTTGACGAAAGATTTGTTTTTGAGGGCAAAGCCAAAACCTGGAGCTTAATTGCTATTGCTATCGGCGTTATTGCCATAATAGCAGGTTTTTTGGTTAACGCCGACCGCACATTTTCAAACTTATTGTTGATGGGCTACTACTTTACGTGTGTTTGTGCTGCTGGTGGCGTTTTTTGCGCTATACAATATGCTGCGCAGGCAGGCTGGTCGGCCTCAATGATCCGTATCCCTCAGGCATTTATCAAGGTATTACCTATTGCTGCCGCTATACTTATCGTAATTATCGGAGCAGGTATCCACTTTACACATAATGTAGTTATCCATGGCCAAACCGTAGCCCAGCCATATTTATATGCACAATGGGCAACACCAGGTTTAACCGACCCGAAGAGTCCGTTATATGATCCAATGGTAACCGGTAAATCAGGATTTTTAAATATTCCATTCTTTTTTATACGCTTAGTATTATTCCTTGGTCTTTACAGCTTAATTGGCTGGATGCTGGTTAAATATTCAGTTAGCGAGGATGAGATAGGTGGAATGAGCAATTATAAAAAGAGCTTTAATGCTGCTTGTGTATTCTTGCTGATATTCGGTTTAACAGATCCATTATTTGGTTTTGACGCGATCATGTCATTAGAAGCCCGCTGGTATTCAACCATGTTTGGTTGGTATAACTTAGCAGCTTTATGGGTTAGCGGTTTAGCTGTACTTACACTAACAATGATCTTATTAAAAGAGAAAGGTTATTTCTCATGGTTAACTGAAGATCACATGCACAACATGGGTTTATATATGTTTGCCTTCTCTATATTCTGGACTTATGTATGGTTTTTCCAGTTCCTGTTAACATACTATGCTAACATACCTGAGGAAGCTGTATACTTCTATAAAAGATGGGAGCCGGAGTTTAAACCATGGTTCTGGTTAAACATTGTTATCAACTTTGCAGCACCATTCCTGATGTTGATGGCCCGTGATTACAAACGCAAATTCAACCTGTTAAAATGGGTAAGTATAATTATAATATTAGGCCACTGGCTTGATTACTATGTGATGATAATGCCTGAAACTGTAGGCCCTAAAGGCAGAGGTTTCTGGTTTGAAGAAGTGGGTATCTTTATTGGTTTCGCAGGCTTGTTTACTTTCCTGATGCTTAATGCATTGAGTAAGTTCAAATCACTGGTTCCTAAAAATCATCCGTTTTTGGAAGAGAGCCTTCATCATCACATATAA
- a CDS encoding COX15/CtaA family protein: MSTLISKDRFRKINLLTIVLLFVLILAGGVVRSTGSGMGCPDWPKCFGGYIPPTNVADLPKDYKQEYVAGRVNKNQKVAKMFDMFGFAELAQRIRADKSILIPEDFNVGKAWTEYINRLIGALSGLFLLLTMLFSFSYFKENKLIAALSFFNLILVAFQAWLGSIVVSTNLFAWLVTVHMLAALAILAISIATYHMAKVYSKKSISINPVVHVVTLLVLILSIAQIAFGTEVREKIDEVANRYQGGYRESWIEQAGHIFIQHRDIAILVLLGNVVLYALIRRTFSRHSIQQQIMSFTFLVIMLQIVTGILLSYCSLPPYAQTAHIVLASLVFGAQFYLMLNLHKSVSLQGAHK, from the coding sequence ATGAGTACATTAATATCAAAAGATAGATTCCGAAAGATCAACCTCCTAACAATCGTTCTGCTCTTTGTTTTGATATTAGCTGGCGGAGTTGTCCGCAGTACAGGATCAGGAATGGGATGCCCCGATTGGCCAAAATGTTTCGGTGGCTACATCCCCCCAACAAATGTTGCTGATCTTCCTAAAGACTACAAACAGGAATACGTGGCAGGCCGCGTAAACAAAAATCAAAAGGTTGCCAAAATGTTTGATATGTTCGGCTTTGCTGAACTGGCACAACGTATCCGTGCTGATAAATCCATATTAATTCCCGAAGATTTTAACGTAGGCAAAGCCTGGACAGAATACATTAACCGCCTTATAGGTGCCCTGTCCGGATTATTCTTATTGCTTACCATGCTGTTCTCCTTCAGCTATTTTAAAGAGAATAAACTCATAGCCGCTTTAAGCTTTTTTAATTTAATATTGGTTGCTTTTCAGGCGTGGTTGGGGTCGATTGTGGTATCAACCAATCTTTTTGCATGGCTGGTAACCGTACACATGCTGGCAGCGCTGGCTATTTTGGCTATCAGTATTGCTACTTATCACATGGCAAAGGTTTACAGTAAAAAGAGCATCAGCATTAACCCTGTAGTACATGTGGTTACTTTATTGGTGCTGATATTAAGCATTGCACAGATAGCTTTTGGAACCGAGGTGCGTGAAAAGATTGATGAGGTGGCTAATCGTTATCAGGGCGGCTACCGCGAAAGCTGGATAGAACAGGCAGGCCATATATTTATACAACACAGGGATATAGCCATATTGGTATTACTGGGTAACGTGGTGTTATATGCATTAATACGCCGTACCTTTAGCCGGCATTCAATTCAACAGCAGATCATGAGTTTTACATTTCTGGTGATTATGCTGCAGATAGTGACCGGTATTTTATTGTCATATTGTTCGTTACCGCCATATGCGCAAACGGCACACATAGTTTTAGCAAGCCTTGTATTTGGCGCGCAATTTTATTTGATGCTTAATTTACATAAATCAGTTAGTTTACAGGGGGCGCATAAATGA
- a CDS encoding c-type cytochrome, which translates to MLAMNKIKILGITVITIAATVVITSCKDKRSTGWEYAPNMYEHIAYDPDQKNDNFKDGKTAQVPPAGTTPIGFVRFDYPNTHDGYELAGTEVKSPLPQTPANYADGEVLFAHFCSPCHGLTGQGDGLVVQHGFPPPPSYSKGQSSRGGAMKDLTDGKIYHTITYGLNAMGSYASQLAPDERWKVIMYVHHLQTL; encoded by the coding sequence ATGTTAGCTATGAATAAAATTAAAATATTAGGCATAACGGTTATCACTATTGCTGCTACGGTTGTAATTACATCGTGCAAAGATAAAAGGAGCACCGGTTGGGAATACGCCCCTAATATGTATGAGCACATCGCATACGACCCTGATCAAAAGAATGACAATTTTAAGGATGGTAAAACAGCACAGGTTCCGCCTGCTGGTACTACACCTATAGGTTTTGTTAGGTTTGATTATCCAAACACACATGATGGCTATGAATTAGCCGGAACTGAAGTAAAAAGCCCGCTGCCACAAACTCCGGCTAACTATGCTGACGGTGAAGTATTATTCGCACACTTCTGCTCTCCATGCCATGGTTTAACTGGCCAGGGTGATGGTTTAGTAGTTCAACACGGATTTCCGCCTCCGCCATCTTATTCAAAAGGTCAGTCATCACGCGGTGGCGCTATGAAAGATTTAACAGACGGTAAAATTTATCATACTATTACTTACGGCTTAAATGCTATGGGCTCTTATGCCTCACAGCTTGCCCCGGACGAACGCTGGAAAGTAATTATGTATGTTCACCATTTACAAACATTATAA
- the cyoE gene encoding heme o synthase, with product MKLSDFIKLIKLRLTFLVVFSASISFLIGSMANTKTGGVINWKHWGMLIVGGFLVTAAANCFNEIIEKDYDRLMKRTMDRPIPAGRMTTGQALVLGLFMAIFGTYLLGSLNLTTGFLSVFSILLYAFAYTPLKRVSSIAVFVGAIPGALPPLIGYVAGYGTIDQIALVLFAIQFVWQFTHFWAIAWVLDDDYKLAGFRLLPTGKRDFTSALVTFVITIFLVPVSWLPTYYHFGGYYVGVVSLICSLLFLYQSFTLLRTLEVKSAKQLMYGSFLYLPVVQLMFLFDFIGKGK from the coding sequence ATGAAGTTGAGCGATTTTATAAAACTGATTAAACTCAGGCTAACATTTTTGGTAGTGTTTTCTGCTTCCATATCATTTTTGATAGGCAGCATGGCCAATACCAAAACAGGTGGAGTTATTAATTGGAAACATTGGGGAATGCTTATTGTAGGTGGCTTTTTAGTCACCGCCGCGGCAAACTGCTTTAATGAGATCATAGAAAAAGATTACGACCGCTTAATGAAGCGTACCATGGACCGCCCTATACCTGCCGGCCGCATGACTACTGGTCAGGCACTAGTATTAGGTTTGTTTATGGCCATATTCGGTACTTACTTATTAGGTAGTTTAAATTTAACTACAGGCTTTTTATCGGTGTTCTCTATATTATTATATGCATTTGCTTATACGCCTTTAAAACGTGTATCATCAATCGCGGTATTTGTAGGTGCTATACCGGGCGCGTTGCCACCACTTATCGGCTATGTAGCCGGTTACGGAACTATCGACCAGATAGCGCTGGTATTATTTGCCATCCAGTTTGTGTGGCAGTTTACGCATTTTTGGGCAATTGCCTGGGTGTTGGATGATGATTATAAGCTGGCAGGTTTCAGGCTGCTGCCAACCGGCAAGCGCGATTTTACAAGTGCATTAGTTACCTTTGTAATTACCATATTTTTAGTGCCGGTGAGCTGGCTGCCAACATATTACCATTTTGGCGGTTATTACGTTGGCGTGGTATCATTAATATGCAGTTTGTTATTTTTGTACCAATCATTTACGTTGCTGCGCACGCTCGAGGTTAAATCGGCAAAGCAGCTGATGTACGGCTCTTTTCTTTATTTGCCGGTGGTACAATTAATGTTTTTATTTGATTTTATAGGAAAAGGGAAATGA
- a CDS encoding SCO family protein: protein MSKTNILKKIIILALILALPGFLYYLLTVKGKNRYQPLPFFGPKELAKTTHKVKGVDTPDTLYHTLSDFNLKDQDNNPVSFKTFEGKIFVVNFFYTHCPTICAEMNKNISVLANGYAKNKMIDFVSITVDPQRDSATVLKQYAEKLNAPAGKWLFLTGDTSTIYPLARNGFLVNALKVTNDDFIYSDKIILIDQAKRIRGYYSGTDPDDVTRLDNEIKVLVSEVLRSKDKAMY from the coding sequence ATGAGCAAAACAAACATTCTAAAAAAAATAATAATCCTGGCACTAATATTAGCACTGCCGGGATTTTTATATTATTTGCTAACCGTAAAAGGGAAAAACAGGTATCAACCATTACCTTTTTTTGGCCCTAAGGAGCTTGCTAAAACAACGCACAAGGTTAAAGGGGTAGATACCCCTGACACACTATACCATACTCTGAGCGATTTTAATTTAAAGGATCAGGACAATAACCCGGTATCATTTAAAACATTTGAGGGCAAGATATTTGTAGTCAACTTTTTTTATACCCATTGCCCAACTATTTGTGCTGAGATGAATAAAAACATCAGCGTACTGGCAAATGGCTATGCTAAAAATAAGATGATCGATTTTGTATCGATAACTGTCGACCCGCAAAGAGATTCGGCAACAGTATTAAAACAATATGCTGAAAAGCTGAATGCCCCGGCAGGTAAATGGTTGTTTTTAACCGGCGATACCAGTACCATATATCCGCTGGCCCGCAACGGCTTTTTAGTAAATGCCCTAAAGGTCACCAATGACGATTTTATTTATAGCGATAAGATCATACTGATTGACCAGGCTAAACGAATCAGGGGCTATTACAGTGGTACTGATCCTGACGATGTAACCCGCTTGGATAATGAAATAAAAGTGCTGGTATCTGAAGTACTTCGTAGTAAGGACAAAGCAATGTATTAA
- a CDS encoding DUF420 domain-containing protein — MTDKFIFRFVAAVSIFVFVVVFILSLKVIPKPAVMPAFMPFLPKLNAILNGTCSVLLLISLYYIKKLNIIMHKRINILAFILSSLFLVSYILFHWLAPETRYGDINGDGLLSPAEIAAAGSTRYFYYVLLITHIILAAVVLPLILLSFYRGLQMQVQKHKRLVRWAFPIWLYVTVTGVIVYLMISPYYHF, encoded by the coding sequence ATGACTGATAAATTTATATTCCGATTTGTAGCTGCGGTATCCATCTTTGTTTTTGTGGTGGTATTTATCCTGAGTTTAAAGGTTATACCCAAGCCCGCGGTAATGCCGGCCTTTATGCCCTTTTTGCCAAAGCTTAACGCCATATTAAATGGTACCTGTAGTGTATTACTGCTAATCTCGTTATACTACATTAAAAAGCTGAATATCATTATGCACAAACGCATCAATATATTGGCTTTTATATTATCATCACTTTTTCTTGTATCATACATCTTATTCCACTGGCTTGCACCCGAAACACGTTATGGCGATATCAATGGCGATGGCTTGTTATCTCCGGCTGAGATAGCCGCAGCAGGCAGTACTCGGTATTTTTATTACGTGTTATTAATAACCCATATTATACTGGCAGCCGTTGTTTTACCGTTAATATTATTGAGTTTTTATCGCGGCCTGCAAATGCAGGTGCAAAAACACAAACGCCTGGTAAGGTGGGCATTTCCTATATGGTTATACGTTACCGTTACCGGGGTTATTGTTTATTTAATGATATCGCCATACTACCATTTCTAA
- a CDS encoding cytochrome c oxidase subunit 3, whose translation MMVQLQKEDKFNFAPKKFNMWIFIFTSFMLFAAFTSGFIVYSGGKKHAINVILPQSLMYSTVVILLSSVTLFLASRAAKSLSFSKQKLFLWLTLVLGVAFFALQLYSCSKLIDMGVYFINPNAAQSFVYVFIAMHLIHIIAALLLLLNTIKGSYSDIPQAKNLFKMEMTSIFWHFLDIVWIYLYVFLLLNQY comes from the coding sequence ATGATGGTTCAGCTACAGAAGGAAGATAAATTTAATTTTGCTCCTAAAAAATTCAACATGTGGATATTCATATTCACATCGTTCATGTTATTTGCCGCGTTTACCAGTGGATTTATAGTTTACAGCGGTGGTAAAAAACACGCTATAAATGTAATACTGCCGCAATCATTAATGTACAGCACTGTTGTAATATTATTGAGCAGTGTTACCTTGTTCCTGGCATCAAGGGCGGCAAAAAGCTTGTCATTCTCAAAGCAAAAGCTTTTTCTATGGCTTACACTGGTGTTGGGTGTGGCATTTTTCGCGTTGCAGCTGTATTCATGCAGCAAATTGATTGATATGGGGGTGTATTTTATTAACCCTAATGCAGCACAATCATTTGTATACGTATTTATTGCCATGCACTTAATACACATTATTGCGGCATTATTACTACTATTAAACACAATAAAAGGCAGTTATAGCGATATCCCACAGGCGAAGAACCTGTTTAAGATGGAAATGACATCTATTTTTTGGCATTTTCTAGATATTGTGTGGATATATCTTTATGTTTTTTTACTTTTGAACCAATATTAA
- a CDS encoding cytochrome c oxidase subunit I, with protein sequence MSTLAVHDHGVVHHEEGHEHHKDTFISKYIFSMDHKMIAKQFLITGITMAFIAMTLSILFRIQLAYPDKAFPLLETLLGRFAPGGRLDPNFYLSLVTIHGTIMVFFVLTAGLSGTFSNLLIPLQVGARDMASPFMNMLSYWFFFLACVIMLSSFFVQKGPASGGWTVYPPLSALPKAMPGSEMGMTLWLISMVCFVASSLMGGINYVSTVLNMRTKGMDLWKMPLTIWAFFLTAVLGVLSFPVLVAGVVLLIFDRSMGTSFYLSDIVLNGKVMPFEGGSPILFEHLFWFLGHPEVYIVIMPAMGISSEIMSVNSRKPIFGYHAMVYSLIGITVLSFIVWGHHMFVTGMNPFLGGVFMITTLIIAVPSAVKTFNWLATLWRGNIRFKPAMLFAIGMVSFFISGGLTGIFLGNATLDINLHDTYFVVAHFHLVMGSAAIFGMLAGVYHWFPKMFGRLMDEKLGYLHFWLTFIGAYLVFFPMHFMGLDGVPRRYYAFTEFESMQKWLSVNTFVTWAAIMSALAQVAFLFNFVHSIFWGKKTTQNPWQANTLEWTAPVEHIHGNWPGEIPTVYRWPYDYSKPGQEEDFIMQTVPYSETMSSNIESDFEDNPVGLAEHTKWASTQRSNEEVK encoded by the coding sequence ATGTCAACATTAGCAGTTCACGATCACGGAGTAGTACATCACGAAGAAGGTCACGAACACCATAAAGATACTTTTATTAGCAAATACATATTTAGCATGGATCACAAGATGATCGCTAAGCAATTCCTGATCACAGGTATTACTATGGCGTTCATCGCGATGACCCTTTCTATCCTGTTCAGGATTCAGTTAGCTTATCCTGATAAAGCATTCCCTTTATTAGAAACTTTACTGGGCCGTTTTGCTCCTGGTGGCCGTTTAGATCCTAACTTCTACCTGTCGCTGGTTACTATACACGGTACTATCATGGTATTCTTTGTATTAACTGCAGGCTTGAGCGGTACTTTTAGTAACCTGCTTATTCCATTACAGGTAGGTGCGCGTGATATGGCTTCGCCTTTCATGAACATGCTTTCATACTGGTTCTTCTTTTTAGCATGTGTTATTATGCTAAGCTCATTCTTTGTACAAAAAGGCCCTGCCAGCGGTGGCTGGACGGTATATCCGCCATTATCAGCCCTGCCTAAAGCAATGCCTGGTTCTGAAATGGGTATGACCTTATGGCTTATCAGTATGGTATGCTTCGTAGCATCATCATTAATGGGTGGTATAAACTATGTGAGTACCGTATTAAACATGCGTACTAAAGGTATGGATCTTTGGAAAATGCCTTTAACTATATGGGCATTCTTCTTAACGGCTGTATTAGGTGTATTGTCATTCCCGGTATTAGTGGCAGGTGTTGTATTGTTGATATTTGACCGCAGCATGGGTACAAGCTTCTACCTGTCAGACATCGTTCTGAATGGTAAAGTAATGCCTTTTGAAGGTGGTAGCCCAATATTATTTGAGCACTTGTTCTGGTTCCTTGGTCACCCTGAGGTGTACATCGTAATCATGCCTGCAATGGGTATCTCATCTGAGATCATGTCGGTAAACTCACGTAAACCAATCTTTGGTTACCACGCGATGGTTTACTCACTGATCGGTATCACCGTACTATCATTCATCGTATGGGGGCACCACATGTTCGTTACGGGTATGAACCCGTTCCTGGGTGGTGTGTTCATGATCACTACGTTAATTATCGCGGTACCATCCGCAGTAAAAACGTTCAACTGGCTCGCTACATTGTGGCGGGGTAATATAAGGTTTAAACCAGCTATGCTATTCGCTATCGGTATGGTTTCATTCTTTATCTCTGGTGGTTTAACCGGTATATTCTTAGGTAACGCAACACTTGATATCAACTTACATGATACTTACTTTGTGGTAGCTCACTTCCACCTGGTAATGGGTTCGGCAGCTATATTTGGTATGCTTGCCGGTGTTTACCATTGGTTCCCTAAAATGTTCGGTCGCTTAATGGACGAGAAATTAGGTTACCTGCACTTCTGGTTAACATTTATCGGTGCTTACCTGGTATTCTTCCCAATGCACTTTATGGGCTTGGATGGTGTACCACGTCGTTACTATGCGTTCACCGAGTTTGAATCAATGCAAAAATGGTTATCAGTAAATACATTTGTAACCTGGGCGGCTATCATGTCGGCACTGGCACAAGTAGCATTCCTGTTTAACTTTGTTCACTCTATATTCTGGGGTAAAAAGACAACGCAAAACCCATGGCAGGCAAATACGCTTGAGTGGACTGCACCTGTTGAGCATATCCACGGTAACTGGCCGGGTGAAATACCTACAGTATACCGTTGGCCATATGATTACAGCAAACCTGGTCAGGAAGAAGATTTCATTATGCAAACAGTTCCTTATTCAGAAACTATGAGCTCAAATATTGAAAGCGATTTTGAAGATAACCCGGTAGGTTTAGCTGAACATACCAAATGGGCAAGTACACAAAGATCAAACGAAGAAGTAAAATAA
- a CDS encoding cytochrome c oxidase subunit II, with protein MGFKKILNSKKIFSLLAVFMLTGTNLLMAQTAAPADATTAAAADDKTAMWMGAGYYVLLFLLLCVVIAIVGKILRVYDLTQQIQGKKELNWNNLMAVICLVFLIFGLYGAYWEFTVQGTQTLPEAASAHGVKIDEMFTVTTVLTMIVFFITQILLFGFLFKYKHSSKRKAYYLPHNNTIEKVWTIAPAIVLTILVVFGFFTWQEITNSAEVKGDLNIEITGHQFAWELRYPGKDQKLGTIDYKLVSGTNKLGIDFKDRNSFDDLQADTLVLPVNRSIRLNIRAQDVIHSVYLPHFRVQLNAVPGLPTFFKFVPTITTAEMRNKLDDPKFEYLLYCNKICGGIHYNMKKVVRVVTEAEYQDWIAHQKPYLTDDLKKQMNIATTTQSKNVQPNRLALNN; from the coding sequence ATGGGATTCAAAAAAATTCTAAATTCTAAAAAAATATTTTCCCTTTTAGCGGTTTTTATGCTGACAGGCACTAACCTGTTAATGGCACAAACAGCAGCTCCTGCTGATGCTACCACTGCTGCTGCAGCTGATGATAAAACTGCTATGTGGATGGGCGCAGGTTACTATGTACTGCTTTTCCTGTTATTATGTGTAGTAATAGCTATTGTAGGCAAAATTCTTAGAGTTTATGACCTTACCCAGCAAATACAGGGTAAAAAGGAATTGAACTGGAATAACCTGATGGCAGTAATTTGCCTGGTATTCCTGATCTTCGGTTTATATGGTGCGTATTGGGAGTTTACTGTACAAGGTACTCAAACCTTGCCCGAAGCTGCATCAGCACATGGTGTAAAAATTGACGAGATGTTCACAGTAACCACTGTGCTTACCATGATCGTGTTCTTTATTACCCAGATATTGTTATTTGGCTTCTTATTCAAATACAAACACTCAAGCAAACGTAAAGCTTACTATTTACCACATAACAATACTATTGAAAAGGTATGGACAATTGCTCCGGCCATTGTGTTAACCATATTGGTCGTATTTGGCTTCTTCACATGGCAGGAGATCACCAATAGCGCAGAAGTTAAAGGTGATTTAAATATAGAAATTACCGGCCACCAGTTTGCATGGGAGCTACGCTACCCTGGTAAAGATCAGAAATTAGGTACTATTGATTATAAATTGGTTTCAGGTACTAACAAATTAGGGATCGATTTTAAAGATAGAAACAGCTTTGACGATTTACAGGCTGATACTTTGGTATTACCGGTAAACAGGTCAATCCGTTTAAATATACGTGCTCAGGATGTTATTCATAGCGTCTATTTACCCCACTTCCGTGTACAATTGAACGCGGTACCGGGATTACCTACTTTCTTTAAGTTTGTACCAACTATTACTACTGCCGAAATGCGTAATAAGTTAGATGATCCTAAGTTTGAATACCTGCTTTATTGCAACAAAATATGCGGTGGTATCCATTACAATATGAAAAAAGTTGTACGTGTTGTTACCGAAGCTGAATACCAGGATTGGATAGCACACCAAAAACCATATTTAACTGATGATTTGAAAAAGCAAATGAATATTGCTACTACAACTCAGTCAAAAAACGTACAACCAAACAGATTAGCGTTAAATAATTAA
- a CDS encoding cytochrome C oxidase subunit IV family protein yields MSTEPTEVHAEHGEHEGMTRKRIMKVFLILLAITCVEFFIALVLVPKYTEFAHTWANPLYIGLTLLKAFYIVAFFMHLKFEKTSLIYSIIVPILFIIGLILVLTNESHHWITLRM; encoded by the coding sequence ATGTCAACAGAACCTACAGAAGTTCATGCCGAACATGGCGAGCATGAAGGAATGACCAGGAAAAGAATCATGAAGGTATTTTTAATACTTCTTGCTATTACCTGTGTTGAGTTTTTTATTGCACTTGTTTTAGTGCCTAAGTATACAGAATTTGCGCATACCTGGGCAAACCCACTATATATTGGATTAACATTGTTAAAAGCATTTTATATAGTGGCTTTCTTTATGCACTTAAAGTTTGAAAAGACAAGTTTGATTTACTCTATAATAGTCCCAATTCTTTTTATAATCGGATTGATCCTGGTGCTTACAAATGAGAGCCACCACTGGATTACCCTGAGGATGTAA
- a CDS encoding cytochrome c oxidase subunit 3, which translates to MSTAAVSQIDEVKTTPWSGGRSPFNVEYGKMMMWFFLLSDAFTFSSLLIAYGSLRFSAYAWPEASLVFQSVPGLIEHGAPLVFVGMMTFILILSSVTMVLAVEAGHRNARKEVVWWMIATVIGGFMFLGCQALEWAHLHGEGFWWASIPSNPEKLKEFFDPTLHLSYAAQVSSAHQFANLFFTITGFHGFHVFTGVIINIIITVNVLLGTYEKRGSYLMIEKVGLYWHFVDLVWVFVFTFFYLV; encoded by the coding sequence ATGAGTACAGCAGCAGTATCACAAATTGATGAAGTAAAAACAACACCGTGGTCGGGTGGCAGGTCGCCATTTAACGTTGAGTACGGTAAAATGATGATGTGGTTTTTCCTGTTATCAGATGCGTTTACATTTTCCTCTTTACTAATAGCTTACGGTTCGCTACGTTTTAGCGCATATGCATGGCCAGAAGCATCACTTGTTTTTCAATCCGTTCCCGGGCTGATTGAACATGGCGCTCCATTGGTATTCGTAGGTATGATGACCTTTATCCTCATCCTTAGTTCTGTTACCATGGTACTAGCTGTTGAAGCCGGCCACCGTAATGCCCGTAAGGAAGTCGTTTGGTGGATGATAGCAACTGTAATAGGTGGTTTTATGTTCCTGGGTTGTCAGGCTTTAGAGTGGGCGCACTTACATGGAGAAGGCTTTTGGTGGGCGAGTATACCATCAAATCCTGAAAAGCTAAAAGAATTCTTTGATCCAACATTGCATTTAAGTTATGCGGCTCAGGTAAGTTCAGCGCATCAGTTTGCTAACTTGTTCTTTACCATAACTGGTTTCCACGGCTTTCACGTATTTACAGGCGTTATCATAAACATTATCATCACTGTTAACGTTTTATTAGGTACTTACGAAAAACGCGGTAGCTATTTAATGATTGAAAAAGTTGGTCTTTACTGGCACTTTGTAGATCTTGTTTGGGTATTCGTATTTACATTCTTTTATTTAGTTTGA
- a CDS encoding DUF983 domain-containing protein, which translates to MPETPKAWAMLHAKCPRCRRGDMFTGGMYNFKSSKIHINCPHCNMHFEIEPGYFYAAMYVSYALNVAEIGFFVLATYLITQNTTSPWLYLGVIFAACIALSPINFRYSRVILLYWLSPKVHYQPYLDTDDKPGNA; encoded by the coding sequence ATGCCTGAAACACCCAAAGCATGGGCAATGCTGCATGCTAAATGCCCGCGTTGCCGCAGGGGCGATATGTTTACCGGCGGGATGTATAATTTTAAGTCGAGCAAAATACATATCAATTGCCCGCATTGTAACATGCACTTTGAAATTGAGCCGGGATACTTTTACGCGGCAATGTATGTAAGCTATGCCCTGAATGTTGCTGAGATAGGCTTTTTTGTGTTGGCTACTTACTTAATAACACAAAACACCACTTCGCCATGGCTATATTTAGGTGTCATTTTTGCAGCATGTATCGCGCTTTCGCCTATTAATTTCAGGTACTCACGGGTGATACTTTTATATTGGTTATCGCCCAAAGTACATTACCAGCCATATTTAGATACTGATGATAAACCCGGCAACGCTTGA